GAGCAGGCTCGTCGCGGCCAGAAGCGCGGCGCGGTGGTAGGTCTTGGTCATGATGCCCTCATGGTTCGGAAGAAAGGAACGGATCGGCCGCTGGCGCGGTCAGTGCGTGGAAAGTTCGGTGCGTGCGGCGGCGATGCGCGCGGCAAGCCGGGGGTCCGCCAGAAGACGTTCGGCGACGAGCGTGCCGACGACATGGCCGGCTTCGAGATCGGACAGGTAGTGGACGCCGCAGACCGCGCGGCTCATCGCATAGTCGTCCGCACGGGCAAGGATCGCGGGCGCGCGGTCCGGCATCAGGCGCACCAGCGTCCAGGCCAGCGCATAGCCGATGCTGGCATGGCCGCTGGGATAGGATCGCGGCGCTGCTGTCGCGTCCTTCTTGCCGCAATGCGGCAGGGCCGGATCGGCGCCATAGGGGCGCAGGCGGGCGAAGTGATCCTTCGCCACGACCACCGCGCCCTCGGTCTCCTCGGTCACGATGCCGAGCAGTGCGGCCGTTTGCGGCAGCGTGGCGAGATCGCGGCCGACCACCGCGTTAAAGGCGGAAGCGTTTTCGTGCGCGCCGTCCCAGCGCGCCTGTTCGAGCCGTTCGGGGCTGGCCGCCGCGATGATCCGGCGCACCTCGTCCAGTTCGCGCGTCTCGCGCGCCGATCCCGCCGCCGGGGGTGGGGGCAGCAGGCGTTCGGGCACGAAGGCCGATGGGTCGAGGTAATGCGTCGCCTCCGGTTCCGCGCTGGCGGGGGCGCAGGGTGCAAGAAGACAGGCCGCGAAAGCAGCCAGAACGTGCCTGGTGGCTGGCATTGGAATGTTCCCTCGTCGCGCCCCGGTCCGGATCAGACCACAGGTCACGAGAGGGGCGCTAGGCGGGGTCCATGACGGAAAGGTGACAGGCCGCGAGTCGCGCGCCACAAAACCGTCAACATTGCAAATTTAGAATGTAGCGTTCAGGCGGCCGGGACCGCGTCAGGCAGGGCGGGCAGGCGGATGCGGACCTTGAGGCCGGGCGCGTTGTCCGCCAGTTCCAGCGACCCCTGATGGAACCGCACGATCGCGCGGGCGATCGCGAGGCCCAGCCCGCTGCCCCGGCGCAGCCCGGACCCCTTGCCCCGCTCGAATGGCAGCAGCACGCGATCGCGCTCGCCTTCGGCCAGGCCCGGTCCGTCGTCATCGATCGCGATCAGGGCGGATTCGCCAGCCTGTTCCAGCGACAGCGTCGCGCGCGTCCCGGCGGGCGTGTGCGTGACCACGTTTTCCAGCAGGTTGACGATCATCTGGTTGAACAGGTCCGCGTCCCCACGCACGCGCACCGGTTCGAGCCGGCCGAGTTCCAGCGCGCAGCCGGCATCGGCGATGACCGGCTCCATCGTTTCGG
This window of the Novosphingobium sp. EMRT-2 genome carries:
- a CDS encoding phosphatase PAP2 family protein, encoding MPATRHVLAAFAACLLAPCAPASAEPEATHYLDPSAFVPERLLPPPPAAGSARETRELDEVRRIIAAASPERLEQARWDGAHENASAFNAVVGRDLATLPQTAALLGIVTEETEGAVVVAKDHFARLRPYGADPALPHCGKKDATAAPRSYPSGHASIGYALAWTLVRLMPDRAPAILARADDYAMSRAVCGVHYLSDLEAGHVVGTLVAERLLADPRLAARIAAARTELSTH